A genomic window from Cupriavidus metallidurans CH34 includes:
- the aepX gene encoding phosphoenolpyruvate mutase, with the protein MNAHDPNLLATSRSARLRQMLRSNELEFIMEAHNGLSARIVREAGFKGIWASGLAISAQFGVRDNNEASWTQVVDNLEFMADASDLPILLDGDTGYGNFNNVRRLVRKLEQRGIAGVCIEDKIFPKTNSFIGGEQQPLADIDEFCGKIKAGKDSQADDDFSIVARVEALIAGWGMEEALRRAEAYRQAGADAILIHSKLSKADEIVTFAREWAGRAPLVIVPTKYYSTPTDVFRKAGISLVIWANHLIRVAASSMQAVAREIHDSQTLVNVEDRIATVNEIFRLQDADEYSAAEKIYLTGGQAPSSAVVLAAGRGKGLEALTEDKPKIMLPVAGKPLLRWLVDGFKNQGINDITVVGGYKAEAIDAAGIKLVRNERHAATGELASLACAADSLETDTVVSYGDLMFRSYILRDLLETDAPFSVVVDSSESAPSNQSVRDFAWCSAADDRDLFGQKVLLRKISDTPAATDGEPHGRWIGLLNVRGEGRARLQKLLAELRQRPDFDSLDMPDLINALVEAGEKVEVRYVHGHWRGVNDLEDFRRAGDFAHTQTPYALGNNDGETAR; encoded by the coding sequence ATGAACGCCCACGACCCGAACCTCCTCGCCACCTCGCGCAGCGCCCGCCTGCGCCAGATGCTGCGCTCGAACGAACTCGAATTCATCATGGAAGCCCATAACGGCCTGTCCGCGCGCATCGTGCGCGAGGCCGGCTTCAAGGGCATCTGGGCCTCGGGCCTGGCCATCTCCGCCCAGTTCGGCGTGCGCGACAACAACGAGGCAAGCTGGACCCAGGTGGTCGACAACCTCGAATTCATGGCCGATGCCAGCGATCTGCCGATCCTGCTGGACGGCGACACCGGCTACGGCAACTTCAACAACGTGCGCCGCCTGGTGCGCAAGCTCGAGCAGCGCGGCATCGCCGGCGTCTGCATCGAAGACAAGATCTTCCCGAAGACCAACAGCTTCATCGGCGGCGAGCAGCAGCCGCTGGCCGATATCGACGAGTTCTGCGGCAAGATCAAGGCCGGTAAGGATTCGCAGGCCGACGACGACTTCTCGATCGTCGCGCGTGTCGAAGCGCTGATCGCCGGCTGGGGCATGGAAGAAGCCCTGCGCCGCGCCGAGGCGTACCGTCAGGCCGGCGCCGACGCCATCCTGATCCACAGCAAGCTGTCGAAGGCCGACGAGATCGTGACCTTCGCGCGCGAATGGGCCGGGCGCGCGCCGCTGGTGATCGTTCCCACCAAGTACTACAGCACGCCGACCGACGTGTTCCGCAAGGCCGGCATCAGCCTCGTGATCTGGGCCAACCACCTGATCCGCGTGGCCGCATCGTCGATGCAGGCTGTGGCCCGGGAAATCCACGACAGCCAGACGCTGGTCAACGTGGAAGACCGCATCGCCACCGTCAACGAAATTTTCCGCCTGCAGGATGCCGACGAATACTCGGCCGCCGAGAAGATCTACCTGACCGGTGGCCAGGCGCCCAGCTCCGCCGTGGTGCTTGCGGCCGGACGCGGCAAGGGCCTGGAGGCCCTGACCGAAGACAAGCCCAAGATCATGCTGCCGGTAGCCGGCAAGCCGCTGCTGCGCTGGCTGGTCGACGGCTTCAAGAACCAGGGCATCAACGACATCACCGTGGTGGGCGGCTACAAGGCCGAGGCGATCGACGCGGCCGGCATCAAGCTGGTGCGCAACGAGCGCCACGCCGCCACCGGCGAGCTGGCTTCGCTGGCGTGCGCCGCCGATTCGCTCGAGACCGACACCGTCGTCTCCTATGGCGACCTGATGTTCCGCAGCTACATCCTGCGCGACCTGCTGGAAACCGATGCGCCGTTCAGCGTGGTGGTCGACTCATCCGAGTCCGCCCCGTCGAACCAGAGCGTGCGCGATTTCGCGTGGTGCTCGGCCGCCGACGACCGCGACCTGTTCGGCCAGAAGGTGCTGCTGCGCAAGATCTCCGACACGCCGGCCGCTACCGACGGAGAGCCGCATGGCCGCTGGATCGGTCTGCTCAACGTGCGGGGCGAAGGCCGCGCGCGCCTGCAGAAGCTGCTGGCCGAACTGCGTCAGCGGCCCGACTTCGACTCGCTCGACATGCCCGACCTGATCAACGCGCTGGTCGAAGCCGGCGAGAAGGTCGAGGTCCGTTACGTACATGGCCACTGGCGCGGCGTGAACGACCTGGAGGACTTCCGCCGGGCCGGAGACTTCGCGCACACGCAAACGCCGTACGCGCTGGGCAACAACGACGGAGAGACTGCCCGATGA
- a CDS encoding phosphocholine cytidylyltransferase family protein, with translation MRAIILAAGLGLRLQQQPGKQFPKCLLRFDGVTLLERHLRMLDAAGVTEVVLALGFEPEQVQAELARLNRSAEIVINPRYDLGSVLTVHTAADAMTRGGDVLLMDADVLYDERIMSKLVAGETVNRLLIDRDFEAGDEPVKLCLKDGVPVELRKQLMADLSYDTIGESVGFFRFKQDCAQRLAEIVKGYVDGGRANMPHEEAVRDLLLERSHTFDTADVTGAPWIEIDFPGDVARAAEEVLPQLQPVGIAQ, from the coding sequence ATGCGAGCAATCATTCTTGCCGCGGGCCTCGGCCTGCGACTTCAGCAACAGCCGGGCAAGCAGTTCCCGAAGTGCCTGTTGCGTTTTGACGGCGTCACGCTGCTCGAGCGTCATCTGCGTATGCTCGATGCCGCCGGCGTGACCGAAGTCGTGCTCGCGCTCGGCTTCGAGCCGGAACAGGTGCAGGCCGAGCTGGCCCGCCTGAACCGCTCGGCCGAAATCGTGATCAATCCCCGCTACGACCTGGGCAGCGTGCTGACCGTGCACACCGCGGCGGATGCCATGACGCGCGGTGGCGACGTGCTGCTGATGGACGCCGACGTGCTCTATGACGAGCGCATCATGAGCAAGCTCGTGGCCGGCGAGACCGTCAACCGCCTGCTGATCGACCGCGATTTCGAGGCTGGCGACGAGCCCGTCAAGCTGTGTCTGAAGGATGGCGTGCCCGTGGAACTGCGCAAGCAGCTCATGGCCGATCTCTCGTATGACACGATCGGCGAATCGGTCGGCTTCTTCCGTTTCAAGCAGGACTGCGCCCAACGTCTGGCCGAAATCGTCAAGGGCTATGTCGATGGCGGCCGCGCCAACATGCCGCACGAAGAAGCGGTGCGCGACCTGCTGCTGGAACGCTCCCACACATTCGATACCGCTGACGTCACCGGCGCGCCCTGGATCGAGATCGATTTCCCGGGCGATGTGGCCCGTGCCGCCGAAGAAGTCCTGCCCCAACTGCAGCCCGTAGGAATCGCCCAATGA
- the aepY gene encoding phosphonopyruvate decarboxylase: MIEAVQFVEAARERGFEWYAGVPCSYLTPFINYVVQDPSLHYVSAANEGDAVAFIAGVTQGARNGVRGITMMQNSGLGNAVSPLTSLTWTFRLPQLLIVTWRGQPGGASDEPQHALMGPVTPAMLDTMEIPWELFPTEPDAVGPALDRAIAHMDATGRPYALIMQKGSVAPYPLKTQTPPVARAKATPQVSRSGATPLPSRQEALQRVIAHTPADSTVVLASTGFCGRELYALDDRPNQLYMVGSMGCLTPFALGLAMARPDLKVVAVDGDGAALMRMGVFATLGAYGPANLTHVLLDNNAHDSTGGQATVSHNVSFAGVAAACGYASAIEGDDLDMLDRVLASAATATSGPNFVCLQTRAGTPDGLPRPSVTPVEVKTRLGRQIGADQGHAGEKHAAA, from the coding sequence ATGATCGAGGCCGTCCAGTTCGTGGAAGCCGCGCGCGAGCGCGGTTTCGAGTGGTACGCGGGCGTACCGTGCTCGTACCTGACGCCGTTCATCAATTACGTGGTGCAGGACCCTTCCCTGCATTACGTGTCGGCCGCCAATGAAGGCGATGCCGTGGCCTTTATCGCTGGCGTGACGCAGGGCGCGCGCAATGGCGTGCGCGGCATCACGATGATGCAGAACTCGGGCCTTGGCAACGCGGTGAGCCCGCTCACCTCGCTGACGTGGACGTTCCGCCTGCCGCAGTTGCTGATCGTCACGTGGCGCGGACAACCCGGCGGCGCGTCGGACGAGCCTCAGCACGCGCTGATGGGCCCGGTCACGCCTGCCATGCTCGACACGATGGAGATCCCGTGGGAGCTGTTCCCGACCGAGCCTGATGCCGTGGGCCCGGCGCTGGACCGCGCCATCGCCCATATGGATGCCACCGGCCGGCCGTACGCGCTGATCATGCAGAAGGGCAGCGTGGCGCCCTACCCGCTCAAGACGCAGACGCCACCCGTGGCGCGCGCGAAGGCAACGCCGCAAGTGTCGCGTTCCGGCGCCACGCCGCTGCCAAGCCGCCAGGAAGCGCTGCAACGCGTGATCGCCCACACGCCGGCGGATTCCACCGTCGTACTGGCCTCCACCGGCTTCTGCGGTCGTGAACTGTACGCGCTCGACGATCGTCCCAACCAGCTTTACATGGTTGGCTCGATGGGCTGCCTGACGCCGTTCGCGCTGGGGCTGGCCATGGCGCGTCCGGACCTGAAGGTCGTGGCCGTCGACGGCGACGGCGCGGCGCTGATGCGCATGGGCGTGTTCGCCACGCTCGGCGCGTATGGCCCGGCCAACCTGACGCACGTGCTGCTGGATAACAACGCACATGATTCGACCGGCGGTCAGGCCACGGTATCGCACAACGTCTCGTTCGCAGGTGTTGCCGCGGCGTGCGGCTATGCCTCGGCGATCGAGGGCGACGATCTCGACATGCTCGACCGCGTGCTGGCCAGCGCCGCCACGGCGACATCGGGCCCGAATTTCGTCTGCCTGCAGACCCGCGCCGGCACGCCTGACGGGCTGCCGCGTCCGTCGGTGACGCCGGTGGAAGTCAAGACGCGCCTTGGCCGCCAGATCGGCGCCGACCAGGGCCATGCCGGAGAGAAGCATGCTGCTGCTTAA
- a CDS encoding 2-aminoethylphosphonate aminotransferase, whose protein sequence is MLLLNPGPVTLSERVRRSLLQTDLCHRESEFFDLQDEARDRLLNIYALDPAAWTAVLMTGSGTAALESMIAAMVPANGKLLIVQNGVYGERIAQIAAQYQIAHALVKHDWMEAPDLARIDAALAEDPAITHVAVIHHETTTGRLNDLSAIDRLCQARGVRLLVDTVSSFGAEAIDFSGNIDAVCSTANKCLHGVPGAAFVIARRAALTHAATRTYYLDLVRLAKLQDQRNTPFTPSVHAYYALVEALREHQEEGGWKGRHQRYAALAEQARAGLAALGIEALWPAEQSSVVLRAYRLPNGVTYEQLHDGLKARGFVIYAGQGGLSSQLFRISTMGAITAADIDRLIEGFKALVQR, encoded by the coding sequence ATGCTGCTGCTTAACCCGGGCCCCGTCACGCTTTCGGAACGCGTGCGCCGGAGCCTGCTGCAAACCGACCTGTGCCATCGCGAAAGCGAGTTTTTCGACCTGCAGGACGAAGCGCGCGATCGGCTGCTCAACATCTACGCGCTCGACCCCGCGGCATGGACGGCGGTACTGATGACCGGCTCCGGCACGGCTGCGCTGGAAAGCATGATCGCGGCGATGGTGCCCGCCAACGGCAAGCTGCTGATCGTGCAGAACGGCGTGTACGGCGAGCGCATCGCGCAGATCGCCGCGCAGTACCAGATCGCGCATGCGCTGGTGAAGCACGATTGGATGGAAGCGCCCGACCTGGCCCGCATCGACGCGGCGCTGGCCGAAGATCCCGCCATCACCCACGTGGCCGTGATCCATCACGAAACCACGACTGGTCGGCTGAATGACCTGTCGGCGATCGACCGTCTGTGCCAGGCACGTGGCGTGCGTCTGCTGGTGGACACGGTGAGCAGCTTCGGCGCGGAAGCGATCGACTTCAGCGGCAATATCGACGCGGTGTGCTCCACGGCGAACAAGTGCCTGCACGGCGTGCCGGGTGCGGCTTTTGTGATTGCGCGCCGCGCCGCGCTGACCCATGCGGCAACCCGTACGTACTACCTGGATCTCGTTCGCCTGGCAAAGCTGCAGGACCAGCGCAACACGCCGTTCACGCCGTCCGTCCATGCGTACTACGCGCTGGTGGAAGCGCTGCGCGAGCATCAGGAAGAAGGCGGCTGGAAAGGTCGTCACCAGCGCTATGCGGCGCTGGCCGAACAGGCGCGCGCCGGTCTGGCCGCGCTGGGCATCGAGGCACTCTGGCCCGCCGAGCAGTCGTCGGTGGTGCTGCGCGCCTACCGCCTGCCCAACGGCGTCACGTACGAGCAGCTTCACGACGGCCTAAAGGCCCGTGGATTCGTGATCTACGCTGGCCAGGGCGGCCTGTCTTCGCAACTGTTCCGCATCTCGACGATGGGCGCGATCACGGCAGCCGATATCGACAGGCTGATCGAGGGTTTCAAGGCGCTGGTGCAGCGCTGA